The following are from one region of the Cinclus cinclus chromosome 7, bCinCin1.1, whole genome shotgun sequence genome:
- the ADO gene encoding 2-aminoethanethiol dioxygenase: MPRDNMASLIQRVARQARITFRSPAGPAFGENLHRLQQLLDEVRAEDLHLAPRGPSAAAAAGGGPPWAGVVPPVSYMHICETESFSMGVFLLRSGACIPLHDHPGMNGMLKVLYGTLRIACMDTLPAGAASAPPLPAAGSGPCLRALFRSRQHYTPASPPCLLSPHTDNLHQIDAVDGPAAFLDILAPPYDPQHGRDCHYYRLLEGPAAGAEPPALPREVWLVETPQAADFWCGGEPYPGPRVCL; this comes from the coding sequence ATGCCCCGGGACAACATGGCCTCCCTGATCCAGCGGGTGGCGCGGCAGGCGCGCATCACCTTCCGCAGCCCGGCGGGCCCAGCCTTCGGGGAGAACCTGCACcgcctgcagcagctgctggacgAGGTGCGCGCCGAGGACTTGCACTTGGCGCCGCGGGGGCCTtcggccgcggcggcggcgggcgggggtcCGCCGTGGGCCGGCGTGGTGCCTCCCGTCAGCTACATGCACATCTGCGAGACGGAGAGCTTCAGCATGGGCGTGTTTCTGCTGCGGAGCGGCGCCTGCATCCCGCTGCACGACCACCCGGGCATGAACGGCATGCTGAAGGTGCTGTACGGCACGCTGCGCATCGCCTGCATGGACACGCTGCCCGCCGGGGCCGCCTctgccccgccgctccccgccgctGGCAGCGGGCCGTGTTTGCGCGCCCTTTTCCGCTCCCGCCAGCACTACACGCCCGCCTCGCCGCCCTGCCTGCTCTCGCCGCACACCGACAACCTCCACCAAATCGACGCCGTGGACGGGCCTGCCGCCTTCCTCGATATCCTAGCGCCGCCCTACGACCCCCAGCACGGCCGGGACTGCCACTACTACCGGCTGCTGGAGGGGCccgcggcgggcgcggagccGCCCGCGCTGCCGCGGGAGGTGTGGCTGGTGGAGACCCCGCAGGCGGCCGACTTCTGGTGCGGGGGCGAGCCCTATCCTGGGCCTCGCGTCTGCCTGTGA